From Fundulus heteroclitus isolate FHET01 chromosome 5, MU-UCD_Fhet_4.1, whole genome shotgun sequence, a single genomic window includes:
- the hand2 gene encoding heart- and neural crest derivatives-expressed protein 2: MSLVSGYPHHPIMHHHDSHHYSLHAAAAGRCHEDTGAPPYFTSWLISHADMSPTEYSLAPGYSPEYHTNSGGDSSGGLDARHHHHHYGPGNHLIPGPGTISVNGATVAMHHHPRTIKRRPTANRKERRRTQSINSAFAELRECIPNVPADTKLSKIKTLRLATSYISYLMDILDKDGQHGDTQAFKAELKKTEAREERRKREAVEIPKAASSSSSSSSVGDKKSKGRTGWPQHVWALELKQ; the protein is encoded by the exons ATGAGTCTGGTCTCAGGCTACCCTCACCACCCGATCATGCACCACCACGACAGCCACCACTATTCGCTGCACGCCGCGGCGGCCGGACGGTGCCACGAGGACACCGGGGCCCCTCCGTACTTCACGAGCTGGCTGATCAGCCACGCAGACATGTCCCCCACAGAGTACAGCCTGGCGCCGGGCTACAGCCCGGAGTACCACACCAACAGCGGCGGCGACTCCTCCGGCGGCCTGGACGCGcgccatcaccaccaccactacGGGCCCGGGAACCATCTGATCCCGGGCCCCGGCACTATCTCGGTGAACGGAGCCACGGTCGCCATGCATCACCACCCCCGCACCATAAAACGGAGACCGACCGCAAACCGCAAGGAGAGACGGCGGACCCAAAGCATCAACTCGGCCTTCGCGGAGCTCCGAGAGTGCATCCCCAACGTCCCAGCCGACACCAAGCTATCCAAGATCAAGACTCTGCGGCTGGCCACCAGCTACATCTCCTATCTGATGGACATCCTGGATAAAGACGGCCAGCACGGAGACACGCAGGCGTTTAAAGCCGAGCTCAAAAAGACAGAGGCACGGGAGGAACGCAGGAAAAGAGAGGCG GTGGAGATCCCTAAAGCAGCCTCctcatcttcatcctcctcGTCAGTGGGAGATAAGAAGAGCAAAGGTCGGACAGGATGGCCTCAGCATGTCTGGGCTCTGGAACTCAAACAGTAG